One Pseudomonas brassicacearum genomic region harbors:
- the gcvH gene encoding glycine cleavage system protein GcvH: MSELRFTEDHEWLRTEADGTVTVGITAFAQNALGDVVYVQLPELQSYDKGAEASTVESVKAASGVYMPLDGEVLETNPALESNPELVNEDPLGEGWFFRFKPTDADAVAKLLDQDAYDRLIKANAEA; the protein is encoded by the coding sequence ATGAGCGAGTTGCGTTTCACTGAAGATCACGAATGGCTGCGCACCGAAGCCGACGGCACCGTTACAGTCGGCATCACCGCGTTTGCCCAGAATGCCTTGGGCGATGTGGTCTACGTTCAGTTACCGGAACTGCAAAGCTACGACAAGGGCGCCGAAGCCTCCACCGTGGAATCAGTGAAAGCCGCCAGCGGTGTCTACATGCCACTGGACGGTGAAGTGCTCGAAACCAACCCGGCCCTGGAAAGCAATCCGGAACTGGTGAACGAAGATCCGCTGGGCGAAGGCTGGTTCTTCCGCTTTAAACCGACCGATGCCGACGCAGTGGCTAAGCTGTTGGATCAGGATGCGTACGACCGTCTGATCAAAGCCAACGCCGAAGCCTGA
- the gcvP gene encoding aminomethyl-transferring glycine dehydrogenase: protein MTVNLGTANEFIARHIGPRSSDEQAMLERLGYDSLEALSASVIPESIKGTSVLDMGDGQSEADALASIKAIAAKNQLFKTYIGQGYYNCHTPAPILRNLLENPAWYTAYTPYQPEISQGRLEALLNFQTLISDLTGLPIANASLLDEATAAAEAMTFCKRLSKNKGSNAFFASVHSHPQTLDVLRTRAEPLGIDVVVGDERELSDVSRFFGALLQYPASNGDLFDYRELTERFHAANALVAVAADLLALTLLTPPGEFGADVAIGSAQRFGVPLGFGGPHAAYFSTKDAFKRDMPGRLVGVSVDRFGKPALRLAMQTREQHIRREKATSNICTAQVLLANIASMYAVYHGPKGLTQIANRIHHLTAILAKGLGALGLSVEQESFFDTVTLHTGAQTAALHDKARTLRINLRVVDAQRLGLSLDETTSQADVEALWSLLADGKALPDFAALAATVQSRIPAELVRQSAILSHPVFNRYHSETELMRYLRKLADKDLALDRTMIPLGSCTMKLNAASEMIPVTWAEFGALHPFAPAEQSAGYQQLTDELEAMLCAATGYDAVSLQPNAGSQGEYAGLLAIRAYHQSRGEERRDICLIPSSAHGTNPATANMAGMRVVVTACDARGNVDIEDLRAKAIEHREHLAALMITYPSTHGVFEEGIREICGIIHDNGGQVYIDGANMNAMVGLCAPGKFGGDVSHLNLHKTFCIPHGGGGPGVGPIGVKSHLAPFLPGHANMARKEGAVCAAPFGSASILPITWMYIRMMGGAGLKRASQLAILNANYIARRLEEHYPVLYSGSNGLVAHECILDLRPLKDSSGISVDDVAKRLIDFGFHAPTMSFPVAGTLMIEPTESESKEELDRFCDAMICIREEIRAVENGSLDKDDNPLKNAPHTAAELVGEWTHPYSREQAVYPVASLIEGKYWPPVGRVDNVFGDRNLVCACPSIESYA, encoded by the coding sequence ATGACCGTTAATCTCGGCACCGCCAACGAATTCATCGCCCGCCACATCGGCCCGCGTTCCAGCGACGAGCAAGCCATGCTCGAGCGCCTGGGTTACGACTCCCTGGAAGCGTTGAGCGCCAGTGTCATCCCCGAAAGCATCAAGGGCACCAGCGTGCTGGACATGGGCGACGGCCAGAGCGAAGCCGATGCACTGGCCTCGATCAAGGCGATCGCCGCCAAGAACCAGCTGTTCAAGACCTACATCGGCCAGGGCTACTACAACTGCCACACGCCGGCACCGATCCTGCGCAACCTGCTGGAAAACCCGGCCTGGTACACCGCCTACACGCCGTACCAGCCAGAGATCTCCCAGGGCCGTCTTGAAGCGCTGCTGAACTTCCAGACCCTGATCAGCGACCTCACCGGCCTGCCGATCGCCAACGCCTCCCTGCTGGACGAAGCCACCGCCGCCGCCGAAGCCATGACCTTCTGCAAGCGCCTGAGCAAGAACAAGGGCAGCAATGCCTTCTTCGCCTCTGTGCACAGCCACCCGCAAACCCTCGACGTGCTGCGCACCCGTGCCGAGCCCCTGGGCATCGACGTGGTGGTCGGCGATGAGCGCGAACTGAGCGATGTCAGCCGCTTCTTCGGCGCGCTGCTGCAATACCCGGCCAGCAACGGTGACCTGTTCGACTACCGCGAACTGACCGAACGCTTCCACGCCGCCAACGCCCTGGTGGCGGTCGCAGCCGATCTGCTGGCCCTGACCCTGCTGACCCCGCCGGGTGAATTCGGCGCTGACGTGGCCATCGGCAGCGCCCAGCGCTTTGGCGTGCCGCTGGGTTTCGGCGGCCCGCACGCGGCGTACTTCTCCACCAAGGACGCCTTCAAGCGCGACATGCCCGGCCGTCTGGTGGGGGTTTCCGTGGACCGTTTCGGCAAGCCGGCCCTGCGCCTGGCGATGCAGACCCGCGAGCAGCACATCCGCCGCGAGAAAGCCACGAGCAACATCTGCACCGCCCAAGTGCTGCTGGCCAACATCGCCAGCATGTACGCCGTGTATCACGGCCCCAAGGGCCTGACGCAAATCGCCAACCGCATCCATCACTTGACCGCAATCCTGGCCAAGGGCTTGGGCGCGCTGGGCCTGAGCGTGGAGCAAGAGAGCTTCTTCGACACCGTGACCCTGCACACCGGCGCGCAGACCGCCGCCCTGCACGACAAGGCTCGCACCCTGCGCATCAACCTGCGCGTGGTGGATGCGCAACGCCTGGGCCTGTCCCTGGACGAGACCACCAGTCAGGCAGACGTCGAGGCCCTGTGGAGCCTGTTGGCCGACGGCAAGGCCCTGCCGGACTTCGCAGCGTTGGCCGCCACCGTGCAAAGCCGCATCCCGGCCGAACTGGTGCGCCAATCGGCGATCCTCAGCCACCCGGTGTTCAACCGCTACCATTCCGAAACCGAGCTGATGCGCTACCTGCGCAAGCTCGCCGACAAGGACCTGGCCCTGGATCGCACCATGATCCCGCTGGGTTCCTGCACCATGAAACTCAACGCCGCCAGCGAAATGATCCCGGTGACCTGGGCCGAATTCGGCGCCCTGCACCCGTTCGCCCCGGCCGAGCAAAGCGCCGGCTACCAGCAACTGACCGACGAGCTGGAAGCCATGCTCTGCGCCGCAACCGGCTATGACGCGGTGTCGCTGCAACCCAACGCCGGTTCCCAGGGTGAATACGCTGGCCTGCTGGCGATCCGCGCTTATCACCAGAGCCGTGGCGAAGAACGTCGCGACATCTGCCTGATCCCGTCGTCGGCCCACGGCACCAACCCAGCCACCGCGAACATGGCCGGTATGCGCGTGGTCGTGACCGCCTGCGACGCCCGCGGCAACGTCGACATCGAAGACCTGCGGGCCAAGGCCATCGAGCACCGCGAACACCTCGCCGCGCTGATGATCACCTACCCGTCCACCCACGGCGTGTTCGAAGAAGGCATCCGCGAAATCTGCGGCATCATTCATGACAACGGCGGCCAGGTGTACATCGACGGCGCCAACATGAACGCCATGGTCGGCCTCTGCGCGCCAGGCAAGTTCGGCGGCGACGTGTCGCACTTGAACCTGCACAAGACCTTCTGCATTCCCCACGGCGGTGGCGGCCCAGGCGTCGGCCCGATTGGCGTCAAGTCCCACCTGGCACCGTTCCTGCCGGGCCATGCCAACATGGCACGCAAGGAAGGCGCTGTCTGTGCGGCGCCGTTCGGCAGCGCGAGCATCCTGCCGATCACCTGGATGTACATCCGCATGATGGGTGGCGCCGGTCTCAAGCGTGCCTCGCAACTGGCGATCCTCAATGCCAACTACATCGCCCGGCGCCTGGAAGAGCATTACCCCGTGCTCTACTCCGGCAGCAACGGCCTGGTGGCCCACGAATGCATCCTCGACCTGCGCCCGCTCAAGGACAGCAGCGGCATCAGCGTCGATGACGTGGCCAAGCGCCTGATCGACTTCGGCTTCCACGCGCCGACCATGTCGTTCCCGGTGGCCGGCACGTTGATGATCGAGCCGACCGAAAGCGAATCCAAGGAAGAACTGGACCGCTTCTGCGACGCCATGATCTGCATCCGCGAAGAAATCCGCGCGGTGGAAAACGGCAGCCTGGACAAAGACGACAATCCGCTGAAAAACGCCCCGCACACCGCAGCGGAACTCGTCGGCGAGTGGACCCACCCCTACAGCCGCGAACAGGCGGTGTATCCGGTGGCGTCGTTGATCGAAGGCAAATACTGGCCGCCGGTCGGTCGGGTCGACAACGTCTTCGGCGACCGCAACCTGGTCTGCGCCTGCCCGTCGATCGAAAGCTACGCTTGA
- a CDS encoding L-serine ammonia-lyase, with amino-acid sequence MSLSVFDLFKIGIGPSSSHTVGPMRAAARFAEGLRRDDLLETTTSVKVELYGSLGATGKGHGSDKAVLLGLEGEHPDTVDTETVDTRLQQIRSNGRLNLLGQHSIEFNEKLHLAMIRKPLAFHPNGMIFRAFDAAGLQVRSREYYSVGGGFVVDEDAAGADRIVEDATPLTFPFKSAKDLLGHCTTYGLSISQVMLTNESAWRPEAETRAGLLKIWQVMQDCVAAGCRNEGILPGGLKVKRRAAALHRQLCKNPEAALRDPLSVLDWVNLYALAVNEENAYGGRVVTAPTNGAAGIVPAVLHYYMRFIPGANEDGVVRFLLTAAAIGILYKENASISGAEVGCQGEVGVACSMAAGALCEVLGGTVQQVENAAEIGMEHNLGLTCDPIGGLVQVPCIERNAMGSVKAINAVRMAMRGDGHHFVSLDKVIRTMRQTGADMKSKYKETARGGLAVNIIEC; translated from the coding sequence ATGTCGTTAAGCGTGTTCGACCTGTTCAAGATCGGCATCGGCCCTTCCAGTTCCCATACGGTCGGCCCGATGCGTGCCGCTGCCCGTTTCGCCGAAGGGCTGCGTCGTGATGACCTGCTTGAAACCACCACCAGCGTCAAGGTCGAGCTCTACGGCTCGCTTGGCGCCACCGGCAAGGGCCATGGCAGTGACAAGGCCGTGCTGTTGGGCCTGGAAGGTGAACACCCCGATACCGTTGACACCGAAACGGTCGATACCCGCCTGCAGCAGATCCGCAGCAACGGTCGCCTGAACCTGCTCGGCCAACACTCCATCGAATTCAACGAAAAACTGCACCTGGCAATGATCCGCAAACCGCTGGCCTTTCACCCCAACGGCATGATCTTCCGCGCCTTCGATGCCGCGGGCCTGCAAGTGCGCAGCCGCGAGTACTACTCGGTGGGTGGTGGTTTTGTGGTTGACGAAGACGCCGCCGGCGCTGACCGTATCGTCGAAGATGCCACGCCCCTGACCTTCCCGTTCAAAAGCGCCAAGGACTTGCTGGGCCATTGCACCACCTACGGCTTGTCCATCAGCCAGGTGATGCTGACCAACGAAAGCGCCTGGCGCCCCGAAGCCGAAACCCGCGCCGGCCTGCTGAAGATCTGGCAGGTGATGCAAGATTGCGTGGCGGCCGGGTGCCGTAACGAAGGGATTCTGCCGGGTGGACTGAAGGTCAAGCGCCGGGCCGCGGCGTTGCACCGCCAATTGTGCAAGAACCCCGAAGCCGCCCTGCGCGATCCGCTGTCGGTGCTGGACTGGGTCAACCTGTACGCCTTGGCCGTCAACGAAGAGAACGCCTACGGCGGACGCGTCGTCACCGCTCCAACGAACGGGGCGGCGGGGATCGTCCCGGCCGTGCTGCATTACTACATGCGCTTCATCCCCGGGGCCAACGAGGATGGTGTGGTGCGGTTCCTGCTGACCGCCGCCGCCATCGGCATCCTGTACAAGGAAAACGCCTCCATCTCCGGCGCCGAAGTCGGCTGCCAGGGTGAAGTCGGCGTAGCCTGTTCCATGGCCGCCGGCGCCCTGTGCGAAGTGCTCGGCGGTACGGTGCAACAGGTGGAAAACGCCGCCGAGATCGGCATGGAACACAACCTCGGCCTGACCTGCGACCCCATCGGCGGCCTGGTCCAAGTGCCATGCATCGAACGCAATGCCATGGGTTCGGTGAAAGCTATCAACGCGGTGCGCATGGCCATGCGCGGCGACGGGCATCATTTCGTCTCCCTCGACAAAGTCATCCGCACCATGCGCCAGACCGGCGCCGACATGAAAAGCAAATACAAGGAGACCGCCCGCGGCGGTCTGGCGGTCAACATCATCGAATGCTGA
- the gcvT gene encoding glycine cleavage system aminomethyltransferase GcvT, which yields MSTEQLLKTPLHALHLELGARMVPFAGYDMPVQYPLGVMKEHQHTRDQAGLFDVSHMGQIRLSGAGAAQALETLVPVDIIDLPVGMQRYAMFTNDNGGILDDLMVANLGNDELFLVVNAACKDQDLAHLRAHIGDQCSIEPLFEARALLALQGPAAVTVLARLAPAVATMTFMQFQRVTLLGVDCFVSRSGYTGEDGFEISVPAADAEKLARALLAEPEVAAIGLGARDSLRLEAGLCLYGHDMNTETTPIEASLLWAISKARRADGARAGGFPGAETVFAQQQGGVKRKRVGLLPQERTPVREGAEIVNEAGDIIGAVCSGGFGPTLGGPLAMGYLDSAYVALDTPVWAIVRGKKVPLLVSKLPFVPQRYYRG from the coding sequence ATGTCCACCGAACAACTGCTGAAGACCCCGCTGCACGCGCTGCACCTCGAACTTGGCGCGCGCATGGTGCCGTTCGCCGGCTATGACATGCCGGTGCAATACCCATTGGGCGTGATGAAAGAACACCAGCACACCCGCGATCAAGCCGGGCTGTTCGACGTTTCCCACATGGGCCAGATCCGCCTGAGCGGCGCAGGCGCCGCCCAGGCCCTGGAAACCCTGGTGCCGGTGGACATCATCGACCTGCCGGTGGGCATGCAGCGCTACGCCATGTTCACCAACGACAACGGCGGCATCCTCGACGACCTGATGGTCGCCAACCTGGGCAACGACGAGCTGTTCCTGGTGGTCAACGCAGCGTGCAAGGACCAGGACCTGGCCCACCTGCGAGCGCACATTGGCGACCAGTGCAGTATCGAGCCGCTGTTCGAGGCCCGCGCCCTGCTCGCCCTGCAAGGCCCCGCCGCCGTCACCGTGCTCGCGCGCCTGGCGCCCGCGGTGGCAACGATGACCTTCATGCAGTTCCAGCGCGTCACGCTGCTGGGCGTGGACTGTTTTGTCAGCCGCTCCGGCTACACCGGCGAAGACGGTTTCGAAATCTCGGTACCCGCCGCCGACGCGGAAAAACTGGCCCGCGCGCTGCTGGCCGAACCGGAAGTCGCCGCCATCGGCCTCGGCGCCCGTGACTCCCTGCGCCTGGAAGCCGGCCTGTGCCTCTACGGCCATGACATGAACACCGAGACGACGCCAATCGAAGCCAGCCTGCTGTGGGCCATTTCCAAAGCACGCCGTGCCGACGGCGCCCGCGCGGGTGGTTTCCCTGGGGCTGAAACCGTGTTCGCCCAGCAACAGGGCGGCGTGAAGCGTAAACGCGTGGGTTTGCTGCCCCAGGAACGCACACCGGTGCGCGAAGGCGCGGAGATCGTCAACGAAGCGGGCGACATTATTGGGGCGGTGTGCAGCGGCGGTTTCGGCCCGACCCTGGGCGGGCCGTTGGCGATGGGTTATCTGGACAGTGCCTATGTCGCACTGGATACGCCAGTCTGGGCCATTGTTCGTGGGAAAAAGGTGCCTTTACTTGTAAGCAAATTGCCATTCGTCCCGCAACGCTACTACCGCGGCTGA
- a CDS encoding cold-shock protein gives MSQRQSGTVKWFNDEKGFGFITPESGPDLFVHFRAIQGNGFKSLKEGQKVTFVAVQGQKGMQADEVQAEG, from the coding sequence ATGTCTCAACGTCAGAGCGGTACCGTCAAGTGGTTCAATGACGAAAAGGGTTTTGGTTTTATCACGCCAGAAAGCGGTCCGGATCTGTTCGTGCATTTCCGCGCCATCCAGGGCAACGGCTTCAAGAGCCTGAAAGAAGGCCAGAAAGTCACTTTCGTTGCTGTGCAGGGCCAGAAAGGCATGCAGGCTGACGAGGTTCAAGCCGAAGGCTAA
- a CDS encoding RDD family protein: MPKHLLTPQGDFPPVGLGRRLAAMFYDFLLCTALLIVTSGAYKMIQMAIIGEEKMRALTEAGALDGDPLLSTVLLFVLFGFFAKFWTHNGQTLGMQVWCIRVQNADGTAISLWQALLRFVVSIASLLLVGLGFIWALFDKRKRSWHDIYSDTQLVRIPKKTK, translated from the coding sequence ATGCCGAAACACCTGCTCACCCCCCAGGGCGACTTTCCCCCCGTCGGCCTGGGCCGTCGCCTGGCCGCGATGTTCTATGACTTTTTGCTGTGCACGGCACTGCTGATCGTCACCAGTGGCGCCTACAAGATGATCCAGATGGCGATCATCGGCGAAGAAAAAATGCGCGCACTCACCGAAGCCGGCGCGCTGGACGGCGACCCGTTGCTGTCCACCGTGCTGCTGTTCGTACTGTTCGGCTTCTTCGCCAAGTTCTGGACCCACAACGGCCAGACCCTCGGCATGCAGGTGTGGTGCATCCGCGTACAAAACGCCGATGGCACGGCCATCAGCCTGTGGCAGGCGCTGTTGCGGTTCGTGGTGTCGATTGCGTCATTGCTGCTGGTGGGACTGGGCTTTATCTGGGCGCTGTTCGACAAGCGCAAGCGCAGCTGGCATGACATCTACTCGGATACGCAGTTGGTGCGGATTCCCAAGAAGACCAAGTAA
- the nadA gene encoding quinolinate synthase NadA: MTQISERLLVQAHLDAKQPKPLTAEQEAWYRAAIAAELKAQDAVLVAHFYCDPVIQALAEETGGCVSDSLEMARFGNAHPAKTVVVAGVKFMGETAKILNPEKRVLMPTLEATCSLDLGCPVDEFSAFCDQHPERTVVVYANTSAAVKARADWVVTSSCALEIVESLMDNGETIIWGPDKHLGTYIQRKTGADMLLWDGACIVHEEFKSKQLEDMKALYPDAAILVHPESPTSVIELADAVGSTSQLIAAAQSLPNKTLIVATDRGIFYKMQQLCPDKVFIEAPTAGNGAACRSCAHCPWMAMNTLERTLKSLQEGTNEIFVDPALIPQAIRPLKRMLDFTQAARMKLAGNA; encoded by the coding sequence ATGACGCAAATTTCCGAACGCCTTCTGGTCCAGGCCCACCTCGACGCCAAGCAGCCCAAGCCGCTGACCGCCGAGCAGGAAGCCTGGTACCGCGCCGCCATCGCCGCCGAGCTCAAGGCTCAGGACGCGGTGCTGGTCGCGCACTTCTATTGCGACCCGGTCATCCAGGCCCTGGCCGAAGAGACCGGCGGCTGTGTATCCGACTCCCTGGAAATGGCCCGCTTCGGCAATGCCCATCCGGCCAAGACCGTGGTGGTGGCCGGGGTCAAGTTCATGGGCGAGACCGCCAAGATCCTCAACCCCGAAAAACGCGTGCTGATGCCGACCCTGGAAGCCACCTGTTCCTTGGACCTGGGGTGCCCGGTGGATGAGTTCTCGGCGTTCTGCGACCAGCATCCGGAACGCACCGTGGTGGTGTATGCCAACACCTCGGCGGCGGTCAAGGCCCGGGCCGACTGGGTGGTGACGTCCAGCTGTGCGCTGGAGATCGTCGAGAGCCTGATGGACAACGGCGAGACCATCATCTGGGGCCCGGACAAGCACCTGGGGACTTATATCCAGCGTAAGACCGGCGCCGACATGCTGCTTTGGGACGGTGCCTGTATTGTCCATGAAGAGTTCAAGTCCAAGCAGTTGGAGGACATGAAGGCGCTGTACCCGGATGCCGCGATCCTGGTGCATCCGGAGTCGCCGACCTCGGTCATCGAACTGGCGGACGCCGTGGGCTCTACCAGCCAGTTGATCGCCGCGGCCCAAAGCCTGCCGAACAAGACGTTGATCGTCGCCACCGACCGCGGCATTTTCTACAAGATGCAGCAGCTGTGCCCGGACAAAGTCTTCATCGAAGCCCCTACCGCCGGTAACGGCGCGGCGTGCCGCAGTTGCGCACACTGCCCATGGATGGCGATGAACACCCTGGAGCGTACGCTCAAGAGCCTGCAGGAAGGCACCAACGAGATCTTCGTCGACCCGGCGCTGATCCCCCAGGCAATTCGTCCGCTCAAGCGCATGCTGGACTTCACCCAGGCGGCGCGGATGAAGTTGGCGGGGAATGCTTGA
- a CDS encoding copper resistance system multicopper oxidase: protein MQSKTSRRTFVKGLSAASILGGLGLWRPPVWAVTSPGQPNVLTGTEFDLFIGESPVNFTGHPRTAQTINGGIPGPLLRWREGDTVTLRVRNRLKDSTSIHWHGILLPANMDGVPGLSFKGIEPDGMYVYQFKVRQNGTYWYHSHSGFQEQSGVYGPLVIDAKEPEPFHYERDYVVMLTDWTDEDPGDILRKLKKQSDYYNYNKRTVGDFIDDVSKNGWAATVADRKMWAEMKMNPTDLADVSGATYTYLMNGQAPDMNWTGLFKPGERLRLRLINGSSMTYFDVRIPGLKMTVVASDGQYVNPVSVDELRVAVAETYDVIIEPTAEAYTVFAQSMDRTGYARGTLAARAGLSAPVPPLDPRPLVTMDDMGMGGMDHGTMQGMSGMDDDPVPGMDHSQMQGMSDMAGMDHSTMQGMGAMQSHPDTENDNPLVDMQAMSVKPKLDDPGMGLRNNGRRVLTYADLRSTFPDPDGREPGRTIELHLTGHMEKFAWSFNGVKFSDAAPLLLKYGERLRIVLINDTMMTHPIHLHGMWSDLEDENGQFMVRKHTIDVPPGARRSYRVTADALGRWAYHCHLLFHMEMGMFREVRVQE, encoded by the coding sequence ATGCAATCAAAAACTTCCCGGCGAACCTTCGTCAAAGGCCTGAGCGCCGCCAGTATCCTGGGCGGGCTGGGGTTGTGGCGCCCGCCCGTCTGGGCGGTCACCAGCCCTGGCCAGCCCAACGTACTGACGGGCACCGAGTTCGACCTGTTCATCGGCGAAAGCCCGGTCAATTTTACCGGCCATCCGCGCACGGCCCAGACCATCAACGGTGGCATTCCCGGCCCGCTGCTGCGCTGGCGTGAAGGCGACACCGTGACCCTGCGGGTGCGCAATCGCTTGAAAGACAGCACGTCCATCCACTGGCACGGAATCTTGTTGCCGGCCAACATGGACGGCGTCCCGGGGCTGAGCTTCAAAGGCATCGAGCCCGATGGCATGTACGTCTACCAATTCAAGGTTCGACAGAACGGCACCTACTGGTATCACAGCCACTCAGGCTTCCAGGAGCAGTCCGGGGTCTACGGCCCGTTGGTGATCGACGCCAAGGAACCCGAGCCCTTCCACTACGAGCGGGACTACGTGGTGATGCTCACCGACTGGACCGACGAAGACCCCGGCGACATCCTGCGCAAGCTCAAGAAACAGTCGGATTACTACAACTACAACAAGCGCACCGTTGGCGACTTTATCGACGACGTGAGCAAGAACGGTTGGGCCGCCACCGTGGCGGATCGCAAGATGTGGGCCGAGATGAAGATGAACCCCACGGACCTGGCCGACGTCAGCGGCGCCACCTACACCTACCTGATGAACGGCCAGGCCCCCGACATGAACTGGACCGGCCTGTTCAAACCCGGTGAGCGCCTGCGCCTGCGCTTGATCAACGGTTCGTCCATGACCTACTTCGATGTGCGCATTCCCGGTTTGAAGATGACCGTCGTCGCCTCCGACGGCCAATACGTCAACCCCGTAAGCGTCGATGAGTTGCGCGTCGCCGTGGCCGAAACCTACGACGTCATCATCGAGCCCACCGCAGAAGCCTACACCGTGTTTGCCCAGTCAATGGACCGCACCGGATACGCCCGCGGCACCCTCGCGGCACGGGCCGGCCTGTCGGCACCGGTGCCACCACTGGATCCACGGCCGCTGGTGACCATGGACGACATGGGCATGGGCGGCATGGACCATGGGACGATGCAGGGTATGTCGGGTATGGATGACGACCCGGTGCCAGGCATGGACCACAGCCAGATGCAAGGCATGAGCGATATGGCCGGTATGGATCACAGCACCATGCAAGGCATGGGCGCCATGCAATCCCATCCAGACACCGAGAACGACAACCCCCTGGTGGACATGCAGGCCATGAGCGTCAAGCCCAAGCTCGACGACCCGGGCATGGGCCTGCGCAACAACGGGCGCAGGGTGCTGACCTACGCCGACCTGCGCAGTACCTTCCCCGACCCCGACGGCCGCGAACCGGGCCGTACTATCGAGCTACACCTGACCGGGCACATGGAGAAATTCGCCTGGTCGTTCAACGGCGTAAAGTTCTCCGACGCCGCGCCGCTGCTGCTCAAATACGGCGAGCGGCTGCGCATCGTGCTGATCAACGACACCATGATGACCCACCCCATTCACCTGCACGGCATGTGGAGCGACCTGGAGGACGAAAACGGCCAGTTCATGGTGCGCAAACACACCATCGACGTCCCGCCCGGCGCCCGGCGCAGTTACCGGGTCACCGCCGATGCCCTCGGGCGCTGGGCGTATCACTGTCACCTACTGTTTCATATGGAGATGGGAATGTTCCGTGAAGTTCGGGTGCAGGAATGA
- a CDS encoding copper resistance protein B, giving the protein MTTVFQYPMAVIASLTLGATASAWAAGNDMQGMDHSQMPGMDHGQMQGMDSMQGMEPMQSAPTTSRTPIPELTAADRAAVYDEHGGHAVHDSALNSFWLIDQLEWQDADAGSALSWDASGWIGGDIDRLWLRSEGERLNGKTEEAELQALWGHAISPWWDVVAGVRQDFKPGDSQTWAAFGLQGMALYNFEAEATAFIGEGGQSAVRLEGDYDILLTNRLILQPTAEANFHGKNDPARGVGSGLSDTEVGLRLRYEIRREFAPYIGVTWNRAYGNTADYARDEGDDRSEARLVLGLRMWF; this is encoded by the coding sequence ATGACCACTGTTTTTCAATACCCCATGGCCGTCATTGCCAGCCTTACCCTCGGCGCCACGGCCTCGGCCTGGGCGGCGGGCAACGACATGCAAGGCATGGATCACAGCCAGATGCCGGGCATGGACCACGGCCAGATGCAAGGCATGGACTCGATGCAGGGCATGGAACCCATGCAATCGGCGCCGACCACCAGCCGCACGCCGATCCCCGAGCTGACCGCCGCCGACCGTGCCGCCGTCTACGATGAGCATGGCGGACACGCAGTGCATGACAGCGCCCTTAACTCGTTCTGGCTGATTGACCAACTGGAGTGGCAAGACGCCGACGCCGGCAGCGCCCTGAGCTGGGACGCCTCGGGTTGGATCGGCGGCGATATCGACCGTTTGTGGTTGCGCTCCGAAGGTGAACGCCTCAACGGCAAGACCGAGGAAGCCGAACTTCAGGCCCTATGGGGTCATGCCATCAGCCCTTGGTGGGACGTCGTGGCCGGCGTGCGCCAGGACTTCAAGCCAGGCGATTCGCAAACCTGGGCCGCTTTCGGGTTGCAAGGCATGGCGCTGTACAACTTCGAAGCCGAGGCCACGGCGTTCATCGGTGAAGGCGGCCAAAGCGCGGTGCGCCTGGAAGGCGACTACGACATCCTGCTGACTAACCGGTTGATCCTGCAGCCCACCGCCGAAGCCAATTTCCATGGCAAGAACGATCCCGCCCGCGGCGTCGGCTCAGGGCTTTCGGACACGGAAGTCGGCCTGCGGCTGCGCTATGAAATCCGCCGCGAATTCGCCCCATACATCGGCGTCACCTGGAACCGGGCCTATGGCAACACCGCCGACTACGCCCGTGACGAAGGTGATGATCGCAGCGAAGCACGCCTGGTATTGGGCCTGCGCATGTGGTTCTGA
- the copC gene encoding copper homeostasis periplasmic binding protein CopC — MSFIKTAVAVVALSTGLLISGLAQAHPKLLSSTPAEGAEGTAPAKIELHFSENLMTKFSGAKLLMTEMPGMAAHSPMPMPAKVSGSDDPKTMLIIPNAPLTAGTYQVQWRAVSSDTHPITGNVTFKVK; from the coding sequence ATGTCATTCATCAAAACCGCTGTTGCTGTTGTCGCCCTGTCCACTGGCCTGTTGATCAGCGGCTTGGCCCAGGCCCATCCGAAGCTGCTGTCCTCTACCCCCGCCGAAGGTGCGGAGGGGACGGCGCCGGCAAAAATCGAGCTGCATTTTTCCGAAAACCTGATGACCAAATTCTCCGGTGCCAAGCTGCTGATGACCGAGATGCCCGGCATGGCGGCCCACTCGCCGATGCCCATGCCGGCCAAGGTGTCGGGCAGCGATGATCCCAAGACCATGCTCATCATCCCCAACGCTCCACTCACCGCCGGTACTTACCAGGTCCAGTGGCGCGCGGTGTCATCCGACACTCACCCGATCACCGGCAACGTCACGTTCAAGGTGAAGTGA